One genomic segment of Mytilus galloprovincialis chromosome 5, xbMytGall1.hap1.1, whole genome shotgun sequence includes these proteins:
- the LOC143075940 gene encoding uncharacterized protein LOC143075940, with translation MEKKIHTCDVCGKCFSRSYGLRIHRLRHSGDKQHTCELCSKQFYCKANLNQHAKYHTGDKNHSCDVCNKVYITSGILKAHMRSHTGNNERNHKCNECGKAFLKSHHLKRHIQIHTGEKPYECEMCGHKFLLNRQLMVHMRTHAGEKPFECNICSKKFSCDRTLQGHLQIHTNNYVKPFECDVCGKQFASSSGFRKHKRIHTGESWENMAATQSRDELYKCNICDKEFHQKKKLTRHKTRTHPVSTSFSCDKCGKNFKSNAYLQQHLKIHTDERPYKCDVCLKAYGRKSILRQHLKSHTGTESVREKRLICDVCGKGFHLGTDLKKHKRTHTGERPYKCDTCEKRFGTLSTLYSHQRIHTGEKPYKCNLCSKAFCQSYDLTKHIRIHTGEKPYKCEICSKSFNQSQHLKKHSDTQH, from the coding sequence ATGGAGAAGAAGATTCATACATGTGATGTCTGTGGTAAATGTTTTAGTCGCAGTTATGGCTTACGAATACACAGGTTACGACATTCAGGTGACAAACAACACACATGTGAGCTATGcagtaaacaattttattgtaaAGCTAATTTAAATCAACACGCAAAATATCATACCGGCGATAAAAATCATTCGTGTGATGTTTGTAATAAAGTGTATATCACGTCTGGTATTCTGAAGGCACACATGAGGAGCCATACAGGCAACAATGAAAGAAACCATAAATGCAACGAGTGCGGAAAAGCATTTTTAAAGTCTCATCATTTAAAGAGACATATCCAAATACATACTGGCGAAAAACCATACGAGTGTGAAATGTGTGGCCACAAATTTTTACTGAATCGTCAATTAATGGTACATATGAGAACACATGCGGGTGAAAAACCATTTGAATGTAATATCTGCAGTAAAAAATTCAGCTGCGACAGGACGTTACAGGGACATTTGCAAATACACACAAATAACTATGTTAAGCCCTTTGagtgtgatgtatgtggtaaacaaTTTGCTTCCTCATCTGGCTTCAGGAAACATAAACGAATACATACGGGTGAATCATGGGAAAACATGGCGGCAACACAATCACGTGACGAACTTTACAAATGTAATATATGTGATAAAGAATTTCACCAAAAGAAAAAGTTAACGAGACATAAAACGAGAACGCACCCTGTTAGTACATCTTTCTCATGTGACAAATGTGGTAAGAATTTTAAATCAAATGCATACTTACAACAGCACTTGAAAATACATACTGATGAAAGgccttataaatgtgatgtatgtttaaaagCGTACGGTCGCAAAAGTATTCTACGACAACATTTGAAAAGTCATACTGGTACTGAATCGGTCAGAGAAAAACGATTGATTTGTGATGTATGCGGTAAAGGATTTCATCTGGGTACTGACTTGAAAAAACATAAGAGAACACATACCGGTGAAAGACCTTATAAATGCGACACATGTGAAAAACGGTTCGGAACGTTAAGTACCCTATATTCACACCAGAGAATACACACCGGTGAAAAGCCATACAAGTGTAATTTATGTAGTAAAGCATTTTGCCAGAGTTATGATTTGACAAAGCATATAAGAATACATACGGGTGAAAAACCTTATAAGTGTGAAATATGTTCAAAGAGTTTTAATCAGAGTCAACATCTGAAGAAACACTCGGATACGCAACATTGA